The proteins below come from a single Acinonyx jubatus isolate Ajub_Pintada_27869175 chromosome A1, VMU_Ajub_asm_v1.0, whole genome shotgun sequence genomic window:
- the LOC106974587 gene encoding Golgi-associated RAB2 interactor protein 6-like encodes MDSDLKLLCDGSRSFQMLHMFNKSVGKLQGLLCKGEYALLKHLLIFESDFIQINKRGEVIDVHNSVQMVTVGIAYTSQNLTIPDIVLLAQPAVSYAVSARNDQDTHGKGFKSTKSLELTRYPSTIKKKKVPLEACHWTLFLPTIVHPPDAKEDLFACWEDLVYLRRPPVEAYSGTLAQPAGNIISIPVLEGENKKKPACCNALNSIPAVQCILER; translated from the exons ATGGACAGCGACCTGAAGTTGCTGTGTGATGGCTCCCGAAGCTTCCAGATGTTGCACATGTTCAACAAGTCTGTGGGGAAGCTGCAGGGGCTGCTGTGCAAGGGGGAGTACGCCCTGCTGAAGCACTTGCTCATATTTGAGAGTGACTTTATACAG ATCAACAAAAGAGGAGAAGTGATTGATGTGCACAACAGCGTGCAAATGGTGACAGTGGGCATTGCATACACTAGCCAAAACCTAACAATACCTGATATCGTGTTGCTGGCACAGCCAGCTGTGAGCTATGCAGTCAGTGCCAGAAATGACCAAGATACCCATGGAAAGGGCTTCAAGTCCACAAAGAGCTTGGAGCTGACCAG ATATCcatctacaattaaaaaaaaaaaagttccacttGAAGCTTGTCACTGGACGCTCTTTTTACCTACAATTGTGCATCCCCCAGATGCAAAGGAAGATCTGTTTGCATGCTGGGAAGACTTAGTGTACCTGCGGAGACCACCAGTAGAGGCTTACAGTGGGACCCTGGCCCAGCCGGCGGGTAACATCATCTCCATTCCTGTGCTGGAGGGGGAGAACAAGAAGAAACCAGCA TGTTGTAATGCCCTCAACAGCATCCCCGCTGTCCAGTGCATTCTGGAACGATGA